One Carassius gibelio isolate Cgi1373 ecotype wild population from Czech Republic chromosome A20, carGib1.2-hapl.c, whole genome shotgun sequence DNA segment encodes these proteins:
- the LOC127938628 gene encoding reticulon-1-A-like isoform X2 yields MQASTMAAADSTKKEGFWSNWKCQVMELLYWRNLKQSGLVFGSLLLLLFSLTQFSVVSVVAYLALAALSATISFRIYKSVLQAVQKTDEGHPFKAYLEVEMSLSHDQMQKYAENAQYCINSTLRELRRLFLVQDLVDSLKFAVLMWLLTYVGALFNGLTLFIMAVVSMFSMPVVYEKYQAQIDQYMALIRTQVNSVVGKIQEKIPGAKRKAE; encoded by the exons ATGCAGGCCAGCACCATGGCAGCCGCAGACTCGACCAAGAAGGAAGGTTTCTGGAGCAACTGGAAGTGCCAGG tgATGGAGTTGCTGTACTGGCGGAACCTGAAGCAGAGCGGGCTGGTGTTTGGCAGTTTACTGCTGCTGCTTTTCTCTCTGACGCAGTTCAGTGTGGTCAGCGTGGTGGCCTATCTGGCTCTGGCCGCCCTCTCTGCCACCATCAGCTTCAGAATTTACAAGTCTGTGCTGCAGGCTGTGCAGAAAACAGACGAGGGACATCCCTTCAA aGCATATCTGGAGGTGGAGATGTCACTGTCCCATGATCAGATGCAGAAGTACGCAGAAAACGCCCAGTACTGTATCAACAGCACACTGAGAGAACTGCGCAGGCTGTTTTTGGTGCAGGATCTGGTGGACTCACTGAAG TTTGCAGTGCTGATGTGGTTGCTGACCTATGTGGGAGCCCTCTTCAATGGACTCACTCTTTTTATTATGG CGGTGGTGTCCATGTTCTCGATGCCTGTGGTCTATGAGAAATACCAG GCACAGATTGATCAGTATATGGCCCTAATAAGAACCCAAGTCAACTCTGTGGTAGGGAA GATCCAGGAGAAGATTCCTGGGGCCAAACGAAAGGCTGAATAG
- the LOC127938632 gene encoding protein phosphatase 1A, whose translation MGAFLDKPKMEKHNSHGEGNGLRYGLSSMQGWRVEMEDAHTAVTGLPYGLGLWSFFAVYDGHAGSQVARYCCEHLLDHITSNPDFRRGCSGGGDLINAEPSVEGVKCGIRTGFLQIDEHMRAMSERKHGADRSGSTAVGVMISPHHFYFINCGDSRALLSRKGQVHFFTQDHKPSNPLEKERIQNAGGSVMIQRVNGSLAVSRALGDFDYKCVHGKGPTEQLVSPEPEVYEIERSETEDEFVVLACDGIWDVMANEELCDFVRSRLEVTEDLERVCNEIVDTCLYKGSRDNMSVVLVCFPGAPKINPEVVKREAELDKYLQNREGGACKKTNK comes from the exons ATGGGTGCGTTCCTAGACAAGCCAAAGATGGAGAAGCACAATTCTCATGGTGAGGGGAACGGCCTGCGCTACGGACTCAGCAGCATGCAGGGCTGGCGTGTGGAGATGGAGGACGCACACACGGCTGTGACAGGGCTGCCTTACGGCCTCGGCCTGTGGTCTTTTTTTGCCGTCTATGATGGGCATGCAGGCTCTCAGGTTGCTCGTTACTGCTGTGAGCATCTGCTGGATCACATCACCAGCAACCCGGACTTCAGGAGAGGCTGCTCAGGAGGTGGGGATTTAATTAATGCTGAGCCCTCCGTGGAGGGTGTGAAATGTGGAATCCGCACAGGCTTCCTGCAGATCGACGAGCACATGCGGGCCATGTCCGAACGCAAGCACGGGGCAGACCGCAGTGGTTCCACTGCAGTGGGTGTGATGATTTCTCCTCATCACTTTTATTTCATCAATTGTGGTGACTCCAGAGCCTTGCTGAGCCGCAAGGGTCAAGTTCACTTCTTCACCCAGGACCACAAGCCGAGTAACCCCCTGGAAAAGGAGAGGATCCAGAACGCAGGTGGTTCTGTTATGATCCAGAGGGTCAACGGCTCCCTCGCTGTCTCCCGTGCTCTCGGCGACTTCGACTATAAGTGTGTGCATGGGAAAGGCCCCACTGAGCAGCTGGTGTCCCCGGAGCCAGAAGTGTATGAGATCGAGCGCTCTGAGACTGAGGATGAATTTGTGGTACTGGCCTGCGATGGCATTTGGGACGTCATGGCCAATGAAGAACTGTGTGATTTCGTGCGCTCACGCCTGGAAGTGACAGAAGACCTGGAGAGAGTGTGTAATGAGATCGTGGACACGTGTTTGTACAAG GGTAGTCGTGACAACATGAGTGTGGTGCTTGTATGTTTTCCTGGGGCCCCAAAAATCAACCCAGAAGTGGTGAAGCGAGAGGCGGAGCTAGATAAGTACCTGCAGAACAGAGAGGGTGGAGCATGTAAAAAGACGAATAAATAA
- the LOC127938628 gene encoding reticulon-1-like isoform X1, with protein sequence MSMKPEADSEGSWYEVDFEKIDRFGSTSTTRRDDLGVERQMKNWEDESSEEKQFSSERQPLPVVMETASTDKSNLIFQKSSTDDRVDLYTSLLSNQTYASHEDTSYFSGSLGRSGDKNTSSREDFTPGSHSQLTSDPGINVNPSADQTDSSHKIHDSEKTFDSSYNYMDISRKEDSCSSQRPFEEWRMSGLSEPTQYTKLEKSPSPVEVDIEDIGSAAILDSQTFPYVEEPSDEELSDYQPYRSPCTGSSSSPVKITLTEISPTSVSPTTVQHSPTLTASEKESILSLGLEGVPTVTLSEPEDESPESSTPPTDESDSPLDPNIQPGETKIMSFTQDKTQTSPITPSQPTSKQESSQVEVKSSAPKPTLPPSPQDVEGSSTESGDSEIEMVSEEPSPRSPSTGYMSFNKSPSTTSSTTVPSTAPIPSSTPAFALSTAMQYSILREEREAELDSELALESCGEESPKRLTHDSTNGLKETQQPAKKTTTPTSPTKEPIMTPTAPPPTIPAPTSAPKEMTSTMEEKPKPCSTTLSPGLAELKVEHPAGEVHQKERRRSSQVCRGSEGTTAPPNIFQGLTREKVMELLYWRNLKQSGLVFGSLLLLLFSLTQFSVVSVVAYLALAALSATISFRIYKSVLQAVQKTDEGHPFKAYLEVEMSLSHDQMQKYAENAQYCINSTLRELRRLFLVQDLVDSLKFAVLMWLLTYVGALFNGLTLFIMAVVSMFSMPVVYEKYQAQIDQYMALIRTQVNSVVGKIQEKIPGAKRKAE encoded by the exons ATGTCTATGAAGCCGGAGGCAGATTCGGAGGGCAGCTGGTACGAGGTCGATTTTGAGAAGATTGACCGCTTTGGGAGCACCTCCACCACCAGGCGTGACGATTTGGGAGTGGAGCGGCAAATGAAGAACTGGGAGGACGAGTCAAGTGAAGAGAAACAGTTTTCCAGCGAGCGTCAACCGCTCCCTGTTGTCATGGAAACTGCTTCCACAG ATAAGTCAAATTTAATCTTCCAGAAGTCATCCACTGATGACAGGGTTGACCTGTACACCTCTCTCTTGTCCAATCAAACCTATGCCTCACATGAAGACACCTCCTACTTTTCTGGCAGCCTGGGCAGATCTGGTGACAAAAATACATCCAGCAGGGAAGACTTCACCCCTGGATCCCATTCCCAGTTGACCTCAGATCCCGGCATCAATGTAAACCCCAGTGCAGACCAGACTGACAGCTCTCACAAGATACATGACTCTGAGAAAACTTTCGACTCTTCCTACAACTACATGGACATCAGTCGTAAAGAGGACTCCTGTAGCTCACAGCGCCCCTTTGAGGAGTGGAGGATGAGCGGCCTCTCAGAGCCCACCCAGTACACTAAACTGGAGAAGAGCCCATCCCCAGTAGAAGTGGACATTGAAGACATCGGCTCTGCTGCAATCCTGGACTCTCAGACCTTCCCATATGTAGAGGAACCATCTGATGAAGAGCTGTCTGATTACCAGCCCTATCGGTCTCCATGTACCGGCAGTAGTTCGAGCCCAGTAAAAATCACCCTGACAGAAATTTCACCTACATCTGTATCGCCCACCACAGTCCAGCACAGCCCTACGTTAACAGCGTCGGAGAAGGAGAGTATTCTGAGTCTGGGGCTGGAGGGAGTGCCAACCGTCACCCTCTCAGAGCCTGAAGATGAAAGCCCTGAGTCATCCACACCCCCTACAG ATGAGTCTGACTCTCCTTTGGATCCAAACATCCAGCCTGGTGAAACTAAAATAATGAGCTTCACCCAAGACAAGACTCAAACATCTCCCATCACACCCTCTCAACCTACTTCCAAGCAGGAGAGTTCCCAAGTGGAGGTGAAGTCTTCTGCCCCAAAACCCACCTTGCCTCCTTCCCCCCAGGATGTTGAGGGTAGCAGTACCGAATCTGGCGACTCTGAGATTGAGATGGTGTCTGAAGAGCCTAGTCCACGATCTCCCAGCACTGGCTACATGAGCTTCAATAAGAGTCCCAGCACAACCTCATCTACCACAGTACCTTCCACAGCACCCATCCCATCATCTACCCCTGCATTTGCCCTAAGCACTGCAATGCAGTACAGCATCTTGAGGGAGGAACGTGAAGCAGAGCTGGACAGTGAACTGGCTCTGGAGTCCTGTGGAGAGGAAAGTCCCAAAAGATTGACCCACGACTCCACAAATGGTCTCAAGGAGACCCAACAGCCAGCCAAAAAAACCACAACCCCGACTTCACCAACTAAAGAACCAATCATGACTCCCACTGCACCTCCTCCAACCATTCCAGCCCCAACCAGTGCTCCTAAAGAGATGACATCCACCATGGAGGAGAAGCCCAAACCCTGCAGCACAACCCTCAGCCCGGGCCTGGCGGAGCTGAAGGTGGAGCATCCTGCTGGAGAGGTGCACCAGAAAGAAAGGAGACGGTCCAGTCAAGTCTGCAGGGGCTCTGAGGGAACGACTGCACCACCCAACATCTTCCAGGGTCTAACCAGGGAGAAAG tgATGGAGTTGCTGTACTGGCGGAACCTGAAGCAGAGCGGGCTGGTGTTTGGCAGTTTACTGCTGCTGCTTTTCTCTCTGACGCAGTTCAGTGTGGTCAGCGTGGTGGCCTATCTGGCTCTGGCCGCCCTCTCTGCCACCATCAGCTTCAGAATTTACAAGTCTGTGCTGCAGGCTGTGCAGAAAACAGACGAGGGACATCCCTTCAA aGCATATCTGGAGGTGGAGATGTCACTGTCCCATGATCAGATGCAGAAGTACGCAGAAAACGCCCAGTACTGTATCAACAGCACACTGAGAGAACTGCGCAGGCTGTTTTTGGTGCAGGATCTGGTGGACTCACTGAAG TTTGCAGTGCTGATGTGGTTGCTGACCTATGTGGGAGCCCTCTTCAATGGACTCACTCTTTTTATTATGG CGGTGGTGTCCATGTTCTCGATGCCTGTGGTCTATGAGAAATACCAG GCACAGATTGATCAGTATATGGCCCTAATAAGAACCCAAGTCAACTCTGTGGTAGGGAA GATCCAGGAGAAGATTCCTGGGGCCAAACGAAAGGCTGAATAG